A DNA window from Pseudorasbora parva isolate DD20220531a chromosome 19, ASM2467924v1, whole genome shotgun sequence contains the following coding sequences:
- the LOC137047791 gene encoding zona pellucida sperm-binding protein 1-like: protein MAWQGVKAIILFVCCIGLVLPHSSKPIATLDNFSGVDYGYSDGEADKSEVLAQDRGDEMKSELAVYCNNNTMKVILPSGSLSQVKILGFAVIESALGAPEACGYSLTKGHGHNVLVVDYTGCHVTIEDGRYTLRVLYPNEVGKLDVATLSCDANLSLIASLKPLAVQSDQPCPKLPPSESSPPLYPPNLLLLNSKPGGCTISADQRVSCSTSGITRDACLTRGCCFDTVTSVCYYPMDECTADMNFVFAIHNDFTNVPVDPMSFIVAGKTGCKPVISNKDFAIFKFSVTECGTRSFVIGETTIYLAEVQTIIKVRNLKYGMISRDNPIRLMVECRYQKVLADPLLSRPVLASAGYMVMSPSLPPYLLSEGLFGVQLLISEDETFTNFYPHCHLPLHVLLGKPVYLELRLSSPQPAATLLVHYCVAYPRSARSALVLLFEGCPNPLDSGSTSILYVKHLPQNQYQRRFEIKAFQFMDLSTNKYINEEIYFMCSTEVCMPSKSPCAETCFDGKSP from the exons ATGGCTTGGCAAGGAGTAAAAGCGATCATTTTGTTTGTGTGCTGTATCGGTTTGGTTCTACCACATAGTTCAAAGCCGATCGCTACGTTGGATAATTTTTCAGGCGTGGATTATGGTTATTCTGATGGTGAAGCTGATAAATCAGAAGTGCTGGCCCAAGACAGAGGAGATGAAATGAAATCGGAgttggcagtttactgtaataataatactatgAAAGTGATTTTGCCCTCTGGTTCTCTCAGTCAGGTGAAAATTTTGG GTTTTGCAGTAATTGAATCTGCGCTTGGGGCCCCAGAGGCCTGTGGATACTCTCTGACCAAAGGCCATGGCCATAATGTTTTGGTTGTTGACTACACTGGCTGTCATGTCACCATTGAG GATGGTCGTTATACTCTGAGGGTCCTCTACCCAAATGAAGTTGGAAAGTTGGATGTTGCTACATTGTCTTGTGATGCAAACTTAAGTCTCATTGCTTCCCTAAAACCGCTCGCTGTGCAATCAGATCAACCATGTCCAAAACTACCACCGTCTGAATCATCACCTCCATTATACCCACCAAACTTGCTACTGTTGAACAGCAAACCCGGTG GCTGTACTATCTCTGCTGATCAGAGAGTGTCGTGTAGCACCTCAGGTATAACACGAGATGCGTGCCTGACCAGAGGATGCTGTTTTGATACAGTGACCTCAGTCTGCTACTATCCCATGGATG AATGCACTGCTGATATGAATTTTGTGTTTGCTATTCACAATGATTTCACAAACGTTCCTGTGGACCCAATGAGCTTCATTGTTGCTGGGAAGACTGGTTGCAAACCTGTTATCTCCAACAAAGACTTTGCCATCTTCAAATTTTCTGTCACTGAGTGTGGAACACGTTCCTTT GTCATAGGCGAGACGACAATTTACCTGGCTGAGGTACAGACCATCATCAAAGTTCGCAACCTGAAGTATGGCATGATCTCCAGAGATAATCCCATCAG GCTAATGGTTGAATGCCGCTACCAGAAGGTATTAGCTGATCCTTTGCTTTCCAGACCTGTGCTTGCCAGTGCAGGGTATATGGTTATGAGTCCCAGTCTTCCTCCATACCTGCTCTCTGAGGGACTGTTTGGAGTTCAGCTTTTAATTTCTGAAG ATGAGACTTTCACCAACTTTTATCCACATTGTCATCTGCCTCTACATGTTCTTTTGGGGAAGCCTGTATATCTGGAATTGCGTCTAAGCTCTCCCCAACCTGCAGCTACTCTTCTAGTTCACTACTGTGTAGCCTATCCACGCTCTGCAAGGAGTGCCCTGGTTCTGCTTTTTGAGGG ATGCCCTAATCCTCTTGACTCTGGCAGTACCTCAATCCTTTATGTGAAACATCTGCCTCAGAATCAGTACCAGCGTCGGTTTGAGATTAAAGCCTTTCAGTTCATGGATTTGTCCaccaataaatatataaatgaggAG ATTTACTtcatgtgttctactgaagtGTGCATGCCCTCGAAGTCGCCCTGTGCCGAGACCTGCTTTGATGGAAAG TCTCCATGA